GACATGCTGGTCTAGTCACATGTCAGACCACTAGCCGGGTACACTGGTCTATGGAGAACGAAGAAGCAGCTGCGCTATTACAATTTAATAAGAGATCCAAAATCGACATGTTGACGCATCCTTAATTACTAGGTACATACACGTAGAATTATCAAAAAGTAAAAGAACAAAGTGACAAGAGCATAAAACAAAAAGCGCGCCTCTCAACCATCATGAAACCCACCTCTCATTGACAGAGGATCGTCTGCCACTGAGTCTAAGCTGTGACAGCAAAAGAAAGATGCGAAATGTTCTGTACATGTCAATTATAACGACAGAAGCACCCAGCAGACTTCTCTCTGTAGTAGATGCACAGCCGAACCGGCTACTTTGAACGTAAGCTGACCGAAATAGCAATTATCGACTCAAATTCAAGCTAGGATAAACGGAAGGTAGCCAGCTATCTGTCTGAACTTGACCTCTCCCTTCCCTAGTTATCCTCACTAGCTAAAAGCCATCTAAATAAATCATAACATCATCTAAGCTTTTGCGAAACCAAAGAAACTCCGATGATAAATGCCCAACCCATAAATGAACATTTTCCGATGCCCACAAACACAAAGCCCTAAGGAAACTCCTATGCTGGAGTCTCCCGAGAAAACAATTCAAGATAATCAATGGCATGCTGGCGTTGGATGGTATGGGCGATATCGAGATGATTGTTTGACAGTAACCTGCGAGGAAACTAGGGAGGACAGACAGTCCACTCCTACGCAGAATAGTCAtccgtcatcgtcatcgtcgtcatcgccATCATCCTCCGTCGCGCAAGCCTCACCACCGTCACAATGGCGCACACCGCATCGACGCCGTCTGCTCTGAGCAGCAGAGGCCTTGAAAAAGCCGGAACGATTAACTAGGCTCTTCCGCTTACCACGACGCCGGTCTTGTCGCGGGTGGGTGTCGCGCCCATCACGTCGGTGATGGTCGCGGTTATGCTTGCCAGGGATGCCCTTTTCAgctctcttcttccaagaaGTACTATAAGATAGAATGTCAGTCACTAAAGTTATGCTTCCCGAGTGCAGACAGGTACTTACGTAGTTACCATGCAACTTCTGCTCCTGGTCCATCTGGGACTGGTACTTGTTGATACGGGGACGGTAACTGTTGGGGTCACGGCGGAAAGTGACATCCAAGCTGCGCAGGAAACTGTTGCAGCCAGTGACCAAGGACTCGGGAGAGTTGGCGTGAGCGTCAACGGACGGCTTGCCATCGAAGACAATAACACGGTCAGCAAGGTAAGTGGCCATGATAAAGTCGTGCTCGACAATAAAGGCGGTCTTCTTGGCGTGCATGATGAAACGCTTGATGACACGAGAGGCCACGATACGCTGCTCGGAATCCAGGTACGCACTAGGCTCGTCAATCAGATAGATGTCGGCCGGCATACCAAGAGCCAAGACGATAGCGACACGCTGAAGTTCACCACCAGAGAGGTTCTGGACTTCCTGGTCGATGAAATCGTCGATCCTGAGCGGCTTGTAGACATCGGTCTGGAACTGCGGCGACAAGAAAGCAGccttgatcttcttgaagAAGAGCTGGCGCACGGTACCCTGGAACTTGGGAGTGATCTTCTGGGGCTTCATACTGATGTGCATGCGGGGAATAGAAGCCTCGCCGTCCGGCTTCTCAGCACCAGCAAGCATCTTACAGAAGGTGGTCTTTCCAGTTCCGTTCTCACCCATCATGACAATAATCTCAGAGTCGGTGAACTGACCGCCGTCAATGCGCAGCTTGAAGTTGCCCAGGGTCTTGGTCATGCTGGGGTAAGTGAAGGCACGTCCCTTGTCGGCCAGGAAGTCGTCACCAGCCTCAGTGAGACGGAAAGAGAGGGACTCCTCACGGAATCGCAAGTTCTCGGTCGGAATGTGACCATCCAAGAAAATGTTGATACCTTCACGGACGGAAGCAGGGAGGGTGACAACACCATAAAGCGCGGGCTTTCCGTAAAGCACACAGATGAAGTCGGAGAGATAGTCTAGCACGGACAAGTCGTGCTCAACAACGATGACATAGTCATCGGGGCGGAGCAGCTCACGGATCGAGCGGGCAGCGGCCAAACGTTGCTTGACATCGAGGTAAGACGAGGGCTCGTCAAACATGTAACTGGCGCGTTGTTAGAATCGCCGAGAGCAGTTTTATAAAAAGAAAGGGTCCTCTTACACATCGGCCTTCTGGACACAGACCATACCAATGGCAAAACGTTGCAATTCTCCTCCAGAGAGCTGGTCGATGTCACGGCTGGCAACCTGGTGAAGCTCTATTCAAGATATGAATATTAGCGACTGAGTCATCCGCGGAATAGTAAAGAGAGTACTCACCAAGGATGTCCATGACGTGGTCTAAGTTGTCCAACTGAGTCCGAGCCTTGATCAAGTCCTTGACACCCTTGACGGGGCCCCTGACAGCTCTCGGAATCTGGTCGACATACTGAGGCTTAACGACAGCCTTCAGGTTGTCCTCGAGCACCTTGGTAAAGTAGTCTGCGCAAAATTAGTAACCATACTGATCCGTTTATTGAGAGCAAAGAACACGTACTCTGCAGCTCAGAACCACGGAAGTACTTCAGAATCTCTTCCCAGTCCGGAGGGTTCTCATAGCGTCCCAAGTTGGGCTTCAACTTTCCACTCAGAATCTTCAACGCCGTACTCTTTCCGATACCGTTGGTTCCAACAAGACCAAGAACCTGACCAGGACGGGGCATGGGAAGACGGTGGAGCTTAAAACTGTTGGCCGAGTACCGGTGGGTGACCTCGGTCTCCAAGTTGGTAGGCAAGTTGATGATATGGATAGCGCCGAACGGACATTTCTTGGGACAGATACCGCAACCAATGCAAAGGCGTTCCGAAATGAAGGCGATCTTGGACTCGGGGCTCACTTCAATACAGAGCTTTCCGGTACGGACGACGGGGCAGGACTTCTTGCACTCCTGGCGACATTTCTGCAAACTATGAGTATCACCGCAACACATTCCAACGTAGGTGCGATTATCGTACCTTCGGTTTGCACTAAGCGAGATAAAACCTGTTAGCAACCATCGCAATCCATCGTTGTAGGGGAAGAGGTGTTTCGAAGCGAACCTTGTCACTGTTGACAATAGCAATACTGAGCGACAGAACACCAGTCAGTTTCTTTCATCAAATCCATAGATACTAGGCGAACGCCATACCGGGTCAACTTGTCAGACATGGTGTCTGATATCGCGCGATCTCAACTATACACGTCGGGGTTGTTGTGATGTAAATTGTGAGGGGAGAAAGTGGGCTgtaaaaaaggaaaaaagaatcCACAAAAAAAGCGAACCCAACTAAATGACCGATTGATGATCTCGACCGTAGCAAACAGCACACAATAAATAGATACTGTCCAACAACTGCGATGAGTCGAAAAAAGTCAGAATGAGAGAGAGAAATGAATGCGGCAGTTggaccttttttttttgctggcCTCTCTTATTCTCATTATTATTGTTCGTGGGCGTCTTACTGTTTAATGCCTGAGGCTGAAATCCTGCATTATTTGTAAGCATGCTGATTGGCTGACAGCTTATGTACCGGCCCGGACATATATCCGAATCTCACGTGATACATAAGCAGTGCTAATCTCAACTGGGACTCGCTTGTGCCATCACGTGATCCACGTGACACACACTTAGCCTTAATGCCTGAATTATGGGCCTCAGGCATAAACACAGCCGCCGACGACCAACTCAGATTCTcactctttctctctcccttCTTGTCCGTTCTTCTTCCCCCACCACTTCAACGCCTCAGCCAACCACCCACCAACCCGCATTCGTTCCTTTCCTCATTGATCTTTTGCGTTTCCCCAATTCTGGGGTCGCCAAGCTATGGATCGTGAGTATTTTTCTGTTATTTCTTAGCCTTTTCAGACGTGTTGCAAAGAGTCGTGCGCGACTGGGGTTACTTCTCCACGTCTATCGACCCACCGCAAAAGCTCAAGAACTTGTACATGTACGTTGCTGAGGATGTTCATGAATTTCTTTCAGGCTGAGGACTCCTGATATTTCGTCTCCTGAGTCTGATTCTGCCCTCGAATCTGAATTTTCACGGATTGCCCCGTCATCATCTCTTGTCGCGTTTTCATCGCACCCGTCATCAAAATCCATCATCCTACATCATACCTCATCTTCTGCTAGACCTCTGGGGTCTTTTGCTTCGATTTGATTGAATACTGAGTCGCGTATGTCTGATTTACCCCTACTGCCTCTTGCGTCTCCCTCCGGGCTTGCGTGGAGTCTCAATGCTGatttcttcgtcgtcgatagctactaGCGTGGTGATCCCATCTACTTTCGACTCCTCTACCATGGCTGCGGTTGCCAACGGTGACATGGCCACCCCGGTCTTCGATATAGCCAGTGCCCAGGACGAGTTCGCTGGCAATGAATCAGATAGCAATGCCTCCCATCCTCCTCGCGACGCGTCCGAGTCCTACGATGCTCGTTCCCCCGATGCGGACggggatgaagaagaatttACAATGGAGAATGGAGTCCAGGAGAGCAGCCCTTCCAATGATGAAAACTCTTCATCCTCTGAAGCGAGAAGGGGCACTAAGCGCAACTCCTCTCCAATGGATGAAACCCAGTTCATGAGACAGAATCCTGACCTCTATGGGCTTCGGAGAAGTGGCCGTGCTCGCAAGACGCGTCAAGTAGTTGACTCGGATTCGGACTCGGATGCAGTCGCGCCGCGTACACAACGTCGACGCCAGGCCGCACCCCGACAAAACTCGAAACGTCCCGCCCACTCCGCCACCCAGTCGTCGTTCTCctcagaagaggaagaggatcaAACTGAAGATTCGGATAGTGATGAGTACGGAGGGCCACGCGCTCGTGCTAGCAAGACTAAGCGCCGACGCCTGCTGCAGGCCGCGTCGAACAATGACCCTCCTCACGGCGAGGTTCGTTTCTCCACCAGAAACGCATCCAAGGTCTCGAACTACCGAGAGGACGATGACGAGTCGATGTTTGAAGATGACCCTGAAGATGTGATGGAGAACTACTGGGTCAATGACACCGTGGAAGAAGACAACCGTCCCGCGGTGGATGTCGTCCTCAATCATCGCTTGAAAGAGGGCGTCGATCCCGAGAACACTGATTTGGATCGTCACCACTTTGAATTCTACATCAAATGGCAAGGGAAGTCACATTATCACGCGACGTGGGAGACATCCGAGACTCTCGCCAACTGCCGTAGCACCCGTCGCCTTGACAATTACATTCGCAAAATCCTGTCCGAAGAGATCCGCCTTCATATGGACGATGACGTGCCACCCGAGGATCGCGAAAAATGGAACCTGGATCGTGAGAGAGACGTAGAAGC
This Aspergillus chevalieri M1 DNA, chromosome 3, nearly complete sequence DNA region includes the following protein-coding sequences:
- the RLI1 gene encoding Fe-S cluster-binding ribosome biosynthesis protein (BUSCO:EOG09261127;~COG:J;~EggNog:ENOG410PHY8;~InterPro:IPR034348,IPR017896,IPR017871,IPR007209, IPR027417,IPR003593,IPR003439,IPR013283;~PFAM:PF00037,PF00005,PF04068;~go_function: GO:0005524 - ATP binding [Evidence IEA];~go_function: GO:0016887 - ATPase activity [Evidence IEA]), which gives rise to MCCGDTHSLQKCRQECKKSCPVVRTGKLCIEVSPESKIAFISERLCIGCGICPKKCPFGAIHIINLPTNLETEVTHRYSANSFKLHRLPMPRPGQVLGLVGTNGIGKSTALKILSGKLKPNLGRYENPPDWEEILKYFRGSELQNYFTKVLEDNLKAVVKPQYVDQIPRAVRGPVKGVKDLIKARTQLDNLDHVMDILELHQVASRDIDQLSGGELQRFAIGMVCVQKADVYMFDEPSSYLDVKQRLAAARSIRELLRPDDYVIVVEHDLSVLDYLSDFICVLYGKPALYGVVTLPASVREGINIFLDGHIPTENLRFREESLSFRLTEAGDDFLADKGRAFTYPSMTKTLGNFKLRIDGGQFTDSEIIVMMGENGTGKTTFCKMLAGAEKPDGEASIPRMHISMKPQKITPKFQGTVRQLFFKKIKAAFLSPQFQTDVYKPLRIDDFIDQEVQNLSGGELQRVAIVLALGMPADIYLIDEPSAYLDSEQRIVASRVIKRFIMHAKKTAFIVEHDFIMATYLADRVIVFDGKPSVDAHANSPESLVTGCNSFLRSLDVTFRRDPNSYRPRINKYQSQMDQEQKLHGNYYFLEEES